The DNA segment TCTTTGATCCATCTTATAAAATCGGAGGGTTTAATATTATATTTTTTACAGTTGTTGTATATGTCTTCTATAAAAAAGTGAAGTTCATTTTTTGTAGTTGTATCTTGATTTCTTCTTTTTGTTAATCCGGTGTCTTGAGATTTTAAGACCTCATAACCTTTTTTTCCTCCATCCCAGCCAATTGTTTCGTTTTTGATCTCTTCCAAAAGATCTTGTCTAGGCGCAGAATCATTCCCATCCTCAAATTCATCATTGATACCGAATTCCTTTAAAATTTGAGCGAATCTAAATCCCTGAGCACATTCTTGAATTGTCATGCCTGATTTGCGGACAATTATCGCAAATTCCCTTATTTCTTCAATTCCAGCACTCCCAAGGTTATCCTTCCACCGCTTGACCAAGTTGTATACCGTGCCTTTGGATAGAGTAGTTTCTACGGCTATTTGATCAAGACTTTTACCGTCGCAATATTTTTGGAAAACTTTGGAATTGTTAAAAGATGCTACTTTTGTTGTCACATTAATTATGAAATTCTGGCCTAATAAAGTAGTCATTTTTTAGTCATTTTGGTCATTATTCTGGTCAATAGGGTCATAAAAATAGTCAATCTAGCAGTGATAAAAACAGGCCCCCCCATAGTATCAACGATCAAAAGCATTAGTCAAGATCTTTCAAACATCTATTTTAATCACAAAATTGGAGTCTGCATGGCCTCATCTAAGTATTTTAGTCTAAAAAGACTCTGGAAATGAGACAGTAAAGCGAATTTACAATTTATTGTAAGTAGGGTTTAGCATGTATTTTTTTGCTCAATACGATAGACATGCCTATGGCAGCTATTGAAAACACCAGGGCGCTAAGAAATATTAGGTCGAAAGAGAAGGAGGAAGGTAATGATTCAGTATTTCCTTTTATGTTAATTAGCGACTGATTTGTTTGCATATACATTGCAGCCAAAGTCGGCCCAATTGATGACCCCACAATTCTCAGCATTGTACTAATCCCCATGGTTACACCCGTCAATTCTATAGGTGTAGCTAGTAGGGTGACGTTTACTGCCCCTACGGAAGCAAGGGAGAGGCCAGTGGATAATACTGCCAAGCCTATGGAGATTGAGAGCTCTGTTGAATGAAAGAATAACAACATGGAAAATCCGGTCGCTGTAAGAACAGTACCTAAAATTATTGGTTTTATCGATCCCAGTTTCGAAATGATAAATCCAGAAGTTGGTCCAAATATTAAAAGGACTAGCGCGAAAGGCAATTGGATTTTACCGGTATTGACGGCGTTTTCCCCAAACCCAATAGGTTCTGGACTTTGTACTAGTATCGGAATAGTCTGAAAAACCATAAACATCGATAATCCTACTATCATAATGATCATATTTGAAAGCAAGATTGGTGGTCTCAAGAAAATTTTAAAATCAATTAATGGATATTTGATTCGCCTCTCCAAATAAACAAAAAAGAAGAGAGATGTTGCTCCAATTGCTAAAAATGGGGCAATTTGTTCCAAGGAAGAGTATGTACTAGTAGTAACATCACCAGAAAAATTGGATGCAGTTTCATCTGGAGATGTTTGCAAGTACGTCAAAGAGAGCAGGAAAGTAACAATAGTAATTGCTAGTAGAATCGATCCGCTAATGTCTATTTGGGAATAAATCATTTGTTTCTTATTTGGAATTTTGTTTGTAGAATTATTCTGTAACTTTGTTCGTTGATTTTGTTTTTCAGTCTTCTCCTCAAGATTGTTATCATCTGAAACATGAATATATTTTCGGATCATTAGTAGCAACATTATAGAAATAGGAATTATTGTAAAAAATGTCATCTTCCATCCAAATTCATGAATAATCAAAGCTCCGACTGATAATCCAATGACCGAACCTGCAGCAAACATCGAAGTAATGATTCCGGTCGTGATGGAAATTCGTTCCCTTGGAAATTGATCTCGAATAATGCTAAATGCTATAGGGAACATCCCTAAGCCAATGCCCTGAATTGTTCTTGCTATTATCATGGTAAGAAAATCGCCCGCAAATCCTCCTAAAGAAACCCCGACAGTGTATATAGCCATGATAATTATCAAAATTTTCTTTCTTCCATAGATGTCAGACAGTTTACCTGCTATAGGGGTCATAACAGCTCCTGCTATCAAATAGGATGTCAAAATCCATGATGATAATCCATAAGAGACATCAAAATCATTGATTAGAGTAGGAATTGCAGGTATCAACATTGTTTCTGCATACATCGCCATTGTGGCAAGACAACTAAGAATGATTAGTACTTTCCATGGTTGTGATACTTTGAGCAGACCTTTGAAATTAAAAGAGGATCCCTTTATTCTTTTAGATGTCAGTTTCTTTAACCCCCCCAATTTGTATTTTTTAATCCTTTTATCAATCTTATAGATTAGTTTTTGCGGATGTATGTCGTTTCTCAATAATAATGTTCGATGTAGGTTGATTCATTAATTCTCGTTTTTGCTTGATTTCCTCTGAGCAATTTAAATTGAATTTATCCTGCAAATTAAGCCACATCTGGTCCAAAGTTTTTTTTGTTGTGGAAATATCCTCTTCAGAAATTTGACCGAGACATATTTTTTTTATTTGAGATACACGATCTATTGTATCATCAAGTGAGCCGTGTGCCTTTTCGGTCAAGAAAATGCGATTTATTCTTCGATCCCTTGGATCGATTTTTCTATTTACAAATGCATCCTTTTCTAATTTATCGATTATTGGAATGAGGGTTGGCCCTTCTAAAGCTAATTTATCAGCTATTTCCTTCTGAGTTAAACCGGTAGCATTATTTGCAAGTATTATTAGTACTTTCCACTGTCCAAAGGTAATACCAAAATTCTTACGCAATTCTTGGTCTATTACATAAATTAACGATTTGCCAATCCTGTTAATAATAAAACCAATGCTATTCTGGAAATCATACTTAATCATATTATACCCTAATAAGTAGTATACTAATTAATAGTATTTAAATGATTAAGTTATAGAGATACATAGGTCAGTAATTGAATACATCCGGCCATTTCATCCAAAAATTAACACAAAAAAAGTATTAATGATACATACCATATGGCGATGGTCATCATAGTAGTAGCAAATAATTCGAAATATTGCTTAGCTAAACATATGATCAATTACGAGGGGGTGAGTTTTGACTGTTCATCCTTTAATTTGTGCTTTTTTGAAGATATCAAGCTTCTAAGTTTATGAATCCCAAATCCTGTTTTTGATGAAATAGCAATCTTGTCTATTGAATCGTCCATGTATTTCATTATTTCTTGTATTGTATCGGATTTGGTAGTCTCTACTTTGGTTAACACTATGTGTAATTTTGACTTGTCGATTTTGAGTTCTTCGAGAACCTTCCAACAACTAGAATACTTTATACCAATATCCTCTAAATTCTCTGAACAATCTATCAAAAAGAAAATCAAATCGGCTTCAAGTGATTCTTCTAATGTAGATTTGAAAGCGTCTATCATGTAATGCGGAAGCCTGCTAATAAAACCTACTGTATCCACAACCAAGACATCTTCATTGTCTTTATTGTCAATATTACCAGAATTGTCAAGTGATCTTGTGGTGGTTGATAGTGTTGTGAACAAATCAGCAGAAGTTTCTTTATTTTCCTTGGTAAGCAGATTAAAAAGGGTGGTTTTTCCTGAACTGGTATATCCAACAAGGGAAACGATGAACATTCCTTTTCTTAGTCTTTGCTTGCGATATTCGTGACGTTTGAGATTAGCATCTTTTAATTTTTCTTTGACGAACGACATCTGTCGTTTTAAATCACGAAATTGAACATCTACGATGTATTCGCCCATTCCTCCTTTTCCCACCCTCTCATTACTTTTACTCATGAGTTTTGCATTTTCTCTTACACGAGGCATCTTGTATTGAATCTCAGCTAATTGGATTTGCAGTTTGGCTTCATTCGTTGTCGCCCGAGAATAGAAAATATCAAGAATCAATCGCTCTCTATCAATTAATGGAATTTTTATAAGTTCTTCTAAATTAAATATCTGTTTTGCACCTAAATGTTCATCAACAATTACTTTTTCTATATTACCTGCTTGTGAAACAAATTGTTTTATTTCTTCAGCTTTGCCGAATCCCATACCATATTTGGCGCGGTTTAAGTACCTTTGAGTAAAAACCCTTACTACTTTATAATTTGGGATTGATTCAACTAAACTTTTGGCCTCTTCTACTGCAAAATCTTGTGGATAAGTAACTAGGATTACATTAGCTTGATGCAAATTAATGACTTTCCCATATGATTACACGATTCATAATTGTTATACAGGTTCTATTGGATAAATATATTTGGAAAGTCTAATAGGACATCTTTGCATTATTGAACACATAAGAATAAAATGAGAATTTATTGTTACTTTCTATGGGTCAGTAAGATTCAGGGCGGATTATTTCATTTTATTAAGATTCTGATTATAACTCACAGGATGTAGTCAAAGTAGAAAAAGGTAGAGGCAGATAGGTTCTATAAGTGATTAGTTTGAAAATCAATATTATATCTTATTTTGGAATAAAAGACATGAAATCGGTTTACGCATAAATAAAAATATCATAACTATAATTTGAACTTAAATTAAGATAGTATAAGGTATTGACTATCCACTAGACACCTATTTCTGCTGCTAATTTCAACATCTTCTTACCTTCTTTTGTTAGCTTATTGTAAGTTCTATTCTTAACGATATTTCTTTCTACCAAACCCCGTTCTGAGGCTTTAAGCAGTAACTTGTGTCCATACCCGTATGCACCAAGTTTTTTCAACAAGTCTCTAGTAGAATATTCGTTCTCACCAATAGATTTGATCAATTTTACCAAAGCTCGTTCTTCTATCATTATTTTGATTAAGTTTGCATCCCGCATATCAGTAATGAAACACATTGGTTATTTATTAGTTACCTTTTGATGGCAACAAATACCTCATTTGGAGATGATCTCAGAACCACTAATGGCTACTATTCTCGATATAACACCAATCTCATTAAAAGGACACTCATAAATTTGGATATTTTGCATCATTTGCAATACATAAAAAGATGATGTGTGATTAGTTTTTGATTACAAGTATGTTTTCATACAGTATGATAAATCAATGAAAATCAAACCAAGTATTAAACCAAAACGTCACAATAAGATACACTATTAACGCGGTTTAAGAGGTTCCGGTTGTGCAAATCTTTATCCTCAATGATTAAAAAGCCTTTATACCCATTGAAATAATAATAAGTGAAATGACCTTAAAGTTTTTAGAGAAAAATCTTTCCGTATTCTCTTTTATGACAATACTAAGTGCATTAATTCTATTACTCTCCAATTCACTGGTTCCCAACCAAACCTCAGCTATCACATTGGAAGAACAAGAAGGATTTCCAAAGTTGGTTCTAGTTTCTACATCAGCCGATAGTCAACAAGACTCAAACAATTCAATTTCAGTTAATGCTACTCAATTACCAGAAAAGGCCAAAGGACCTGCAATACCATCCAAGGGTTACTTAGTCGAGGAAATACGCGGTGGTCTTTATTGGGTTACTGACGGAGTTTATAATACCATATTTCTTGTGAATGATGATGGTGTAATAGCTGTTGATGCACCACCTTCCCTAGGAGAAAATTATATCAAGGCTATTAGAGAAGTAACAGACAAGCCAATAATATATGTGGTTTATAGTCATTCTCATATTGACCATATCGGAGCTGCTGGAAACATATTTCCAAATAACATCACAATTGTAGCTCAAGAAGAAACTGCCAAATTATTAAAAATTGCAAATGATTCAAACCGACCCATTCCCACCATCACGTTTAAGGACAATTATAATCTGACTCTTGGTAATCAAACTCTAGAACTTGACTATAAGGGTGTTAATCATGAACCTGGTAATATATACATTTATGCTCCAAATCAAAAGACGTTAATGCTTGTAGATGTTATATTTCCTGGCTGGGTTCCATTCAAGGATCTGGCTATAACCACGAATGTTCCGGGTTTTGTGCAGGCTCATGATATAGTATCAAGTTACGATTTTGATACACTTGTTGGTGGTCACCTAACTCGGCTAGGTACTGTAGAAGATGTGAACATTCAAAAGGATTTCATTGCCGACTTGGTCAATGCTTCAAAGGCAGCAAATAGTAAAATTAACTTTATGGACTATGTATCAAAATATGGACTCACAAATCCATGGCTTACATTTTCTGAATACTCTGATGCAGTAACTAATGAATGCACCAATACAATGCTAGCCAAATGGAAAGATCGAGTAGGAGGAGCAGAGCAATTTACAGAAAGTCATTGTTGGACAATGACTGAAAGTCAGAGAGTCGATTGAATAGTATTATATTATTATTTTTTATTAATTAATCGAACCACTCACTAATATTATAAAATATTTATAAATTTCTTAATAATTATTAAGAAAATTCACGATCATGTAGATTCGAGTTCTTTCGTATCGTACCTAAACGATCTAGAATCTTATTTTATCAATTTTTACAAAAGAAACTTATGAAAACAAGTCACATCTAGCAGCTATTTCTCAACCCATTCATCGCCCTTTTTCTTATAATCTTTCTTCACAGCAGCCCACGCTACCTTATGTGCTACCCCTTCTACGTTCTCCTTTGCACCGCCTCTCCTTTTTTTTGGGTCCTCATATTCCTTAAGCGCGCTAGCGTGAGCCTTCTTGAAAATATGCTGAGCATGCTCCGGCAGCTGATCTATTCTTTTCTCAGTTGCATCAGATAATTTGAGGTCGTCATCCTCTTTTTTCCTTTTGTCGCTTTCAGGCATTTCAATCATACCTCAGCCGC comes from the Candidatus Nitrosocosmicus arcticus genome and includes:
- the hflX gene encoding GTPase HflX, yielding MHQANVILVTYPQDFAVEEAKSLVESIPNYKVVRVFTQRYLNRAKYGMGFGKAEEIKQFVSQAGNIEKVIVDEHLGAKQIFNLEELIKIPLIDRERLILDIFYSRATTNEAKLQIQLAEIQYKMPRVRENAKLMSKSNERVGKGGMGEYIVDVQFRDLKRQMSFVKEKLKDANLKRHEYRKQRLRKGMFIVSLVGYTSSGKTTLFNLLTKENKETSADLFTTLSTTTRSLDNSGNIDNKDNEDVLVVDTVGFISRLPHYMIDAFKSTLEESLEADLIFFLIDCSENLEDIGIKYSSCWKVLEELKIDKSKLHIVLTKVETTKSDTIQEIMKYMDDSIDKIAISSKTGFGIHKLRSLISSKKHKLKDEQSKLTPS
- a CDS encoding MFS transporter, with the protein product MRNDIHPQKLIYKIDKRIKKYKLGGLKKLTSKRIKGSSFNFKGLLKVSQPWKVLIILSCLATMAMYAETMLIPAIPTLINDFDVSYGLSSWILTSYLIAGAVMTPIAGKLSDIYGRKKILIIIMAIYTVGVSLGGFAGDFLTMIIARTIQGIGLGMFPIAFSIIRDQFPRERISITTGIITSMFAAGSVIGLSVGALIIHEFGWKMTFFTIIPISIMLLLMIRKYIHVSDDNNLEEKTEKQNQRTKLQNNSTNKIPNKKQMIYSQIDISGSILLAITIVTFLLSLTYLQTSPDETASNFSGDVTTSTYSSLEQIAPFLAIGATSLFFFVYLERRIKYPLIDFKIFLRPPILLSNMIIMIVGLSMFMVFQTIPILVQSPEPIGFGENAVNTGKIQLPFALVLLIFGPTSGFIISKLGSIKPIILGTVLTATGFSMLLFFHSTELSISIGLAVLSTGLSLASVGAVNVTLLATPIELTGVTMGISTMLRIVGSSIGPTLAAMYMQTNQSLINIKGNTESLPSSFSFDLIFLSALVFSIAAIGMSIVLSKKIHAKPYLQ
- a CDS encoding MBL fold metallo-hydrolase, giving the protein MTLKFLEKNLSVFSFMTILSALILLLSNSLVPNQTSAITLEEQEGFPKLVLVSTSADSQQDSNNSISVNATQLPEKAKGPAIPSKGYLVEEIRGGLYWVTDGVYNTIFLVNDDGVIAVDAPPSLGENYIKAIREVTDKPIIYVVYSHSHIDHIGAAGNIFPNNITIVAQEETAKLLKIANDSNRPIPTITFKDNYNLTLGNQTLELDYKGVNHEPGNIYIYAPNQKTLMLVDVIFPGWVPFKDLAITTNVPGFVQAHDIVSSYDFDTLVGGHLTRLGTVEDVNIQKDFIADLVNASKAANSKINFMDYVSKYGLTNPWLTFSEYSDAVTNECTNTMLAKWKDRVGGAEQFTESHCWTMTESQRVD
- a CDS encoding MarR family winged helix-turn-helix transcriptional regulator gives rise to the protein MIKYDFQNSIGFIINRIGKSLIYVIDQELRKNFGITFGQWKVLIILANNATGLTQKEIADKLALEGPTLIPIIDKLEKDAFVNRKIDPRDRRINRIFLTEKAHGSLDDTIDRVSQIKKICLGQISEEDISTTKKTLDQMWLNLQDKFNLNCSEEIKQKRELMNQPTSNIIIEKRHTSAKTNL
- a CDS encoding ChaB family protein yields the protein MPESDKRKKEDDDLKLSDATEKRIDQLPEHAQHIFKKAHASALKEYEDPKKRRGGAKENVEGVAHKVAWAAVKKDYKKKGDEWVEK